Proteins encoded within one genomic window of Trichoderma asperellum chromosome 2, complete sequence:
- a CDS encoding uncharacterized protein (EggNog:ENOG41) has translation MSIRITVPSPATTPGLPTPLQLSINTTNAATELINNSYLTYLVPSETNINLENALEGFDGSKPIHELIEQRDTLFFDETVDVLLVLKTPWLPRKELDYHLSRISISLEAQVANSSLPGRESPSASESIFSGRLQETKNPFIIEEEIKYESGAEEEEEEEEEPPRHVYAMWKMPVLLLRPRMRLHSPSVVFSASASLDPDLWTEPIAPDVGYLTSGMPSGLNLLESFSSDSALNGVKPRLSALRVSRVAPVTRQQDFMTRLRTLPQLSIRIFPVLHTRIRFSRPSTIPLSPTIVALLEIDFTSHFNCEALLNNIRLSTPSGTVENLNDAAGLSLPLSCVSHDHITFLYHIKPKQTEANIPRDTSANLEISISAAVHVVPGICTPSLSMSWTTAIDFSLPVNPSFGTASESGIQRSHRPTQLSIGSVAQAINHLKSPSAIRPDALPSLEASTNRTEAVVPDLGITMSFTAPSHPVHPGDIFSWTVYVVNRTSSERGANRPPRKLALVAVPKRRRNEVRPIRPLSSSGRRRGEKEIADAVLDENVLHALQKSAVVESTELICLSADTRVGPVAPGACHVTELQFLALREGIVGLEAIRVVDLGSQEHVDIRDLPTMIVEPIAAAA, from the exons ATGTCCATTCGCATTACTGTACCAAGTCCCGCCACAACCCCTGGGCTGCCGACACCCCTCCAGCTATCCATAAACACCACCAATGCGGCAACGGAGCTCATCAACAACTCTTACCTCACGTATCTCGTCCCATCCGAGACAAACATAAACCTAGAAAATGCCCTCGAGGGCTTTGATGGCTCGAAGCCGATACATGAATTGATTGAGCAAAGAGATACGTTATTCTTCG ACGAGACCGTTGACGTCTTGCTTGTCCTCAAGACACCATGGCTTCCGAGGAAAGAGCTCGACTACCATCTCAGCAGGATAAGCATATCTCTGGAAGCACAAGTGGCCAACAGTAGTCTGCCCGGCCGCGAGTCGCCCAGTGCCTCGGAGAGCATCTTCAGCGGGAGGCTGCAGGAGACAAAGAACCCTTTCATAATTGAGGAGGAGATCAAATACGAGAGTGgtgctgaagaggaagaggaagaggaagaagagccgcCGCGGCATGTATATGCCATGTGGAAAATGCCCGTGCTTCTCCTGAGGCCGCGGATGCGTCTTCATAGCCCCTCTGTCGTCTTCTCTGCATCCGCAAGCCTCGATCCAGATCTCTGGACGGAGCCGATCGCCCCAGATGTCGGCTATCTCACCAGCGGGATGCCATCCGGCCTCAACCTCCTCGAGTCTTTCAGCAGCGACTCTGCTCTCAACGGCGTCAAGCCGCGCCTATCAGCGTTGCGGGTATCAAGAGTAGCCCCCGTCACGCGGCAGCAGGACTTCATGACCCGCCTCCGCACGCTGCCGCAGCTGAGCATCAGGATCTTCCCAGTGCTACACACCAGGATACGCTTCTCCCGCCCCAGCACGATCCCCCTGAGCCCAACCATCGTCGCCCTCCTGGAGATCGACTTCACCTCCCACTTCAACTGCGAGGCGCTCCTCAACAACATCAGGCTCTCGACCCCCAGCGGCACCGTCGAGAACCTAAACGATGCAGCCGGCCTCAGCCTCCCGCTCAGCTGCGTCTCGCATGACCACATCACGTTCCTCTACCACATCAAACCCAAGCAGACTGAGGCCAACATCCCCAGAGACACCTCGGCAAACCTCGAAATCTCCATCTCGGCCGCCGTCCACGTTGTCCCTGGCATCTGCACCCCAAGCCTCAGCATGAGCTGGACCACCGCCATCGACTTCTCCCTCCCCGTCAATCCCAGCTTCGGCACGGCCTCCGAGTCCGGCATCCAGCGCTCCCACCGGCCCACACAGCTCTCCATCGGCAGCGTCGCCCAGGCCATCAATCACCTAAAGTCCCCCTCCGCGATCCGTCCAGACGCCCTCCCCTCGCTGGAAGCGTCCACCAACCGCACCGAAGCCGTCGTGCCCGACCTCGGCATCACCATGTCTTTCACCGCGCCTTCCCACCCAGTCCACCCTGGCGACATCTTCTCCTGGACTGTCTACGTCGTCAACCGCACCTCCTCCGAAAGAGGCGCTAACCGCCCACCGCGCAAGCTCGCCCTGGTTGCAGTTCCCAAGCGGCGACGCAACGAAGTCCGGCCAATCCGCCCCCTGTCAAGCAGCGGTCGACGCCGCGGGGAGAAGGAAATCGCAGACGCAGTCCTGGACGAGAACGTGCTCCACGCGCTACAGAAGAGCGCCGTGGTCGAGTCAACGGAGCTCATCTGCCTCAGCGCCGATACGCGAGTTGGTCCCGTGGCACCGGGCGCCTGCCATGTCACAGAGCTGCAGTTTTTGGCGTTGCGGGAGGGTATTGTTGGGCTAGAGGCCATTCGGGTCGTCGACTTAGGGTCACAGGAACACGTCGATATTAGAGATTTACCAACCATGATAGTAGAACCAATAGCAGCGGCTGCTTGA
- a CDS encoding uncharacterized protein (EggNog:ENOG41), with amino-acid sequence MVHLSQSEWPAWTYSVAATDDFTQYAQLPDYSLLAESMKAYQAQHTHLVHHQQMTRTTESKPRLSKEEVDLLESEFQKNHKPNSSTKKALAESMRVDHARINNWFQNRRAREKKENNIREYEARQRAEKEGTNPSETGLEGSDRKRSLGASSAPFPEPRQTSQTKEQSPDAPSQLSTTSESSTDAYEATSPVTPHIGSVSSHMFHDAEDEQHFFATDDAADEAVSPSKNEHEYVSALDSSMSFANASALDTMLSIEDATNNYANEFQDMDLERITSFLDQTALPNSPDRRLKSPCPTDIASRRNRQTPQLSINGSRSFSSGSRIGLDASRRSEQVGSMRRVVSTSGTGRVRKSSASSATPRSPFFQRNRSPMAAGSAAPPTPNTPVVAESHNVNGGLFPLITKYSSSALVQDPTLRTPPATPAFLETFAFNGNGTSYAMGSFGYSDDLDTSIQATAADYDSIKACSSQPTTPMFPYQMGAGYFSGYTNSSDYNWPYSSNAGESSSDFAVPYQSSMGML; translated from the exons ATGGTTCACCTTTCTCAATCAGAGTGGCCAGCATGGACCTATTCCGTTGCTGCCACTGACGATTTCACACAATATGCCCAGCTACCAGACTATTCGTTGCTTGCGGAATCCATGAAGGCATACCAGGCACAGCATACCCATCTTGTTCACCACCAGCAGATGACTCGGACGACAGAATCAAAGCCACGGCTTTCAAAAGAAGAGGTGGACCTTCTCGAGTCTGAATTCCAGAAAAACCACAAGCCAAACAGCAGCACTAAGAAGGCGTTGGCTGAGAGCATGAGGGTTGATCATGCACGCATCAAT AACTGGTTCCAGAACAGAAGGGCTcgcgaaaagaaggaaaacaacATTCGAGAGTATGAAGCCAGGCAGCGAGCTGAGAAAGAAGGGACCAATCCATCAGAGACTGGCCTCGAAGGTTCAGATCGCAAACGCAGCCTAGGCGCCTCTTCTGCCCCCTTTCCCGAGCCGCGACAGACCTCACAAACCAAAGAGCAGTCCCCAGATGCTCCTTCACAGCTCTCAACTACATCCGAAAGCTCCACTGATGCCTACGAGGCCACGTCGCCCGTGACGCCACACATTGGCTCTGTATCTTCTCACATGTTCCACGATGCGGAAGATGAGCAGCATTTTTTTGCCACAGATGACGCTGCCGATGAGGCCGTGTCCCCTTCAAAAAACGAGCATGAATATGTCTCGGCGCTAGATTCAAGCATGTCTTTCGCTAATGCGTCGGCCCTGGACACCATGCTTTCCATTGAAGATGCTACCAACAATTATGCCAATGAGTTCCAGGACATGGACCTCGAGCGGATAACATCATTTTTGGACCAGACTGCTCTTCCGAACAGCCCGGATAGGCGACTCAAGTCTCCTTGCCCGACGGACATTGCTTCTCGCCGCAATCGCCAAACCCCCCAGCTGTCAATCAATGGTTCTCGAAGTTTCTCGAGTGGCTCAAGAATTGGTCTTGATGCGTCTCGACGCTCTGAACAGGTTGGCTCAATGCGCCGAGTTGTCTCTACGTCAGGAACCGGAAGAGTCCGCAAGTCATCTGCGTCTTCTGCCACACCACGGAGCCCCTTTTTTCAAAGAAACCGATCGCCAATGGCTGCAGGATCAGCGGCACCTCCAACCCCTAATACTCCCGTCGTCGCAGAGTCACACAATGTCAATGGTGGCCTGTTCCCcttaattactaaatacTCTTCGTCGGCCCTGGTCCAGGATCCTACCTTGCGCACGCCCCCGGCGACGCCGGCCTTTTTAGAGACCTTTGCGTtcaacggcaacggcacCTCCTATGCGATGGGCAGCTTTGGCTATTCGGACGATCTTGATACGTCAATTCAGGCAACGGCCGCCGACTACGATAGTATCAAAGCTTGCTCCAGCCAGCCTACAACTCCCATGTTTCCCTACCAAATGGGTGCTGGTTATTTTTCTGGCTATACGAACAGCTCAGATTATAACTGGCCTTATTCATCGAATGCCGGCGAATCGTCTTCAGATTTTGCCGTTCCATACCAGTCGTCCATGGGCATGCTCTGA
- a CDS encoding uncharacterized protein (BUSCO:EOG092D1CX4), with the protein MSSFAPPFPQPASAWQEHKTPEGRAYYYNNVTKVTQWTKPEEMMSLAERALQSQPWKEYTAEGGRKYWYNTETQQSSWEMPEAYKKALGSTGGPSNPVPQTPYSQGGGYPATGHEYSRDSRDSRDTRDSREPYPESRQISYGNDSKAQPAFVPATNDPEYSSQEEAEAAFVKLLKRSGVQSDWNWEQTIRVIAKDPQFRAIRDPKERKEAFEKYCQDMILQDKERAKERLTKLRADFETMLKRHPEITHYTRWKTARPMIEGETIFRSTNDEDERRQLFEEYIIGLKKTHKEQQASQKKSAMDGLIELLPKLNLEAYTRWADAREIISSTPTLQENEKYQTLSQFDILTAFQNHMKGLERAFIENKQEEKSRKFRQERTARDAFKSLLDSLRKDGKINAGTKWSQIVPLIENDERYLNMVGQAGSTPQELFWDVVEEEERSLRGPKNDVLDVLEDKRFDLTPTSDLEEFLSIMKDDHRTANIDRDILKLIFDRLREKRASKREDDRQPDRQQRRAIDDLRAYIKRLEPPVALSDTYDKVRPRLLKSEEFQAVISEEFRRSAFEKHLRRLREKDDADRAYRRHDRASVERDVSRRERDRSRGDRSHRGGGRGGRRSRSPEPDAYEADRRKAIAERERNHRKSTMAENLLTTDRSRLSPPPSRRERDRERDRERDLDRPPRSRRDDDAFYDRERRDREDERERLYRRRADRGSYDELPYGDERPAAPRRRRQEEEDDYARRDSRDSKRLRRDRSRERTPPRDGRHRNRTPEPEPAKDVRSGSEEGEIEE; encoded by the exons ATGAGCAGCTTTGCGCCGCCCTTCCCGCAGCCGGCCTCGGCCTGGCAAGAACACAAGACGCCTGAGGGTCGAGCATATTACTACAATAACGTTACCAAGGTGACGCAATGGACCAAGCCAGAAGAGATGATGAGTCTGGCAGAG CGCGCTCTCCAGTCTCAGCCATGGAAAGAGTATACCGCAGAGGGTGGCCGGAAGTATTGGTACAATACCGAGACACAGCAGAGCTCTTGGGAGATGCCTGAAGCATACAAGAAAGCTCTGGGTTCGACTGGTGGGCCGAGCAATCCCGTTCCCCAGACTCCATATTCGCAAGGTGGCGGTTATCCAGCTACAGGACATGAATACTCTCGCGATTCCCGCGATTCTCGTGATACTCGCGATTCCCGCGAACCGTACCCCGAATCTCGTCAAATATCATATGGAAACGACTCCAAGGCGCAGCCGGCCTTCGTCCCCGCCACGAATGATCCGGAATATTCCtctcaagaagaagccgaggcAGCATTCGTCAAGCTGCTGAAACGAAGCGGCGTCCAGTCAGATTGGAATTGGGAACAAACAATTCGTGTCATCGCCAAAGATCCGCAGTTTCGTGCAATTAGGGAtccaaaagagagaaaagaagctttcGAGAAGTACTGCCAGGACATGATCCTCCAAGACAAAGAGCGTGCCAAAGAGAGGCTGACCAAGTTGCGTGCTGACTTCGAAACGATGCTGAAGCGGCACCCTGAAATCACCCACTACACCCGATGGAAAACCGCTAGACCCATGATCGAAGGGGAGACCATTTTCCGGTCCACCAACGATGAGGACGAGCGCCGACAGCTCTTTGAGGAGTATATCATCGGACTGAAGAAGACTCACAAGGAACAGCAGGCTAGCCAAAAGAAGAGTGCCATGGATGGCCTGATCGAATTGCTTCCTAAGCTCAACCTCGAGGCTTACACTCGCTGGGCGGATGCCAGGGAGATCATTTCCTCCACCCCAACTCtccaagaaaatgaaaagtaTCAAACCCTCAGTCAATTTGACATCTTGACCGCTTTCCAAAACCATATGAAAGGTTTGGAACGAGCCTTTATTGAGAATAaacaagaggagaagagtcGTAAATTCCGCCAAGAGCGCACGGCGAGAGATGCTTTCAAGTCCCTGCTGGATTCTCTccgcaaagatggcaagaTCAACGCTGGTACTAAGTGGAGCCAGATTGTTCCTCTTATTGAAAATGACGAACGCTACCTCAACATGGTTGGCCAGGCCGGATCTACTCCCCAAGAACTCTTTTGGGATGTggtagaagaggaagagcgaTCCCTCCGTGGCCCTAAGAATGATGTGCTTGATGTCCTTGAA GATAAGCGGTTTGATCTCACCCCAACAAGTGATCTTGAGGAGTTCCTATCCATCATGAAAGATGATCACCGTACAGCTAACATTGATCGTGATATTCTCAAACTCATTTTCGATCGC CTGCGCGAGAAGCGTGCCTCGAAGCGTGAAGATGATAGACAGCCCgaccggcagcagcgccgggcTATTGATGATCTTCGTGCGTACATTAAGCGTCTAGAGCCGCCAGTCGCACTGAGCGATACATATGACAAGGTACGACCTAGACTACTGAAATCAGAAGAATTCCAGGCCGTCATTTCCGAAGAGTTCCGGCGAAGTGCCTTTGAGAAACATCTCCGCAGGTTACGCGAGAAAGATGACGCCGATCGTGCCTATCGACGCCACGACCGGGCTTCCGTCGAAAGAGACGTCTCGAGACGTGAAAGAGATCGATCTCGCGGCGATCGTTCACATCGCGGCGGCGGGCGTGGTGGCCggcgcagccgcagcccagAACCCGATGCATATGAGGCAGATAGGCGAAAGGCGATTGCTGAACGCGAGCGAAACCATCGCAAGTCGACCATGGCAGAGAACCTTTTGACAACTGACCGTAGTCGCCTATCGCCTCCGCCATCACGCCGCGAGCGCGATCGTGAACGTGACCGAGAACGTGACCTGGACCGTCCGCCTCGCTCTAGgcgcgatgatgatgcgttTTATGACCGCGAGCGCAGAGACAGGGAAGACGAGAGAGAACGGCTCTATCGCCGTCGTGCTGATCGAGGTTCGTATGACGAACTCCCCTATGGAGATGAACGCCCAGCAGCCCCTCGGCGTCGTCgtcaggaagaggaagacgactACGCTCGTCGGGATTCCAGGGATTCAAAG AGACTCAGAAGAGATCGTTCACGTGAGCGCACCCCCCCTCGTGATGGACGTCACCGCAACAGGACCCCAGAACCAGAGCCAGCCAAGGACGTTCGAAGCGGCAGCGAAGAAGGCGAGATTGAAGAGTAA
- the RLI1 gene encoding Fe-S cluster-binding ribosome biosynthesis protein (BUSCO:EOG092D0W9K), whose translation MSDKLTRIAIVNTDKCRPRKCRQECKKSCPVVRSGKLCIEVTPESRLAFISESLCIGCGICPKKCPFDAITIINLPTNLESQVTHRYGPNSFKLHRLPMPRPGQVLGLVGTNGIGKSTALKILSGKLKPNLGRHDNPPDWEDVIKHFRGSELQNYFTKLLEDDLKAVVKPQYVDQIPKAVRGPEKSVRHLIESRATLGNTEEVTRVLELNHIMDRDITLLSGGELQRFAIGTVCVQKADVYMFDEPSSYLDVKQRLSAAKMIRSLVRDDDYVIVVEHDLSTLDYLSDYVCVLYGKPAIYGVVTMPYSVREGINIFLDGHIPTENLRFREESLTFRLAEAADDFAIDRSRAFAYPKIEKTLGNFRLRVDAGEFTDSEIIVMMGENGTGKTTFCRLLAGAIKPDSKSSVPDMRISMKPQTITPKFEGTVRQLFFKKIKQAFLSPQFQTDVVKPLKLDDFIDQEVKNLSGGELQRVAIILALGMPADIYLLDEPSAYLDSEQRIVASRVIKRFIMHSKKTAFVVEHDFTMATYLADRVIVFDGQPGIDAHANKPESLLTGCNTFLKNLDVTFRRDPTNYRPRINKYGSQLDQEQKLGGNYFFLEEKPDESA comes from the exons ATGTCGGACAAGCTCACTCG TATCGCCATTGTCAACACTGACAAA TGTCGTCCTCGCAAGTGTCGTCAGGAGTGCAAGAAGTCCTGCCCTGTGGTTCGCAGTGGAAAACTTTGCATTGAGGTCACTCCCGAATCTCGCCTCGCCTTCATCTCCGAGTCGCTGTGTATTGGTTGCGGTATCTGCCCCAAGAAGTGCCCCTTCgacgccatcaccatcatcaacctgCCCACCAACCTCGAGAGCCAGGTCACCCACCGCTATGGCCCCAACAGCTTCAAGCTCCACCGTCTGCCTATGCCCCGACCTGGCCAGGTTCTCGGTCTGGTCGGAACCAACGGTATCGGCAAAAGTACCGCGCTGAAGATTCTCAGCGGAAAGCTTAAGCCCAACTTGGGCCGCCACGACAACCCTCCCGACTGGGAGGATGTGATTAAGCACTTCCGTGGCTCTGAGCTGCAGA ACTACTTCACTAAGCTCCTGGAGGATGATCTTAAGGCTGTTGTCAAGCCCCAGTATGTCGATCAAATTCCCAAGGCTGTCCGTGGCCCGGAGAAGAGCGTTCGCCACCTTATCGAGAGCCGTGCCACCCTTGGAAACACCGAGGAAGTGACCAGGGTTCTGGAGCTGAACCACATCATGGACCGAGACATCACTCTGCTCTCTGGTGGTGAACTTCAGCGTTTTGCCATCGGCACGGTTTGCGTCCAGAAGGCCGATGTCTACATGTTTGACgagccttcttcttatctCGATGTCAAGCAGCGTCTGAGCGCCGCCAAGATGATTCGCTCGCTTGTCCGCGACGATGACtacgtcatcgtcgtcgagCACGATTTGTCTACTCTCGACTATCTCTCCGATTACGTCTGCGTTCTCTACGGAAAGCCCGCCATCTATGGTGTTGTCACTATGCCTTACTCTGTTCGTGAAGGTATCAACATTTTCTTGGACGGTCACATTCCCACCGAGAACTTGCGATTCCGTGAAGAGTCTCTTACTTTCCGCcttgctgaagctgccgaCGACTTCGCCATTGACAGATCGCGTGCCTTTGCCTACCCCAAGATTGAGAAGACCCTTGGCAACTTCAGACTTCGTGTTGATGCTGGAGAGTTCACCGACTCTGAAATTATTGTCATGATGGGAGAGAATGGAACCGGCAAGACCACTTTCTGCCGTCTCCTCGCTGGTGCTATTAAGCCAGACAGCAAGAGCTCTGTCCCAGACATGAGAATCAGCATGAAGCCCCAGACCATTACCCCCAAGTTCGAGGGTACTGTTCGCCAGCTGTTCTTCAAGAAGATTAAGCAGGCTTTCCTGTCTCCTCAGTTCCAGACTGACGTCGTCAAGCCCCTTAAGCTCGATGACTTCATTGATCAGGAAGTTAAGAACCTGTCCGGTGGTGAATTGCAGCGTGTTGCCATTATTCTTGCCCTTGGTATGCCTGCGGATATTTACCTCCTTGACGAGCCCTCTGCCTACCTTGACTCTGAGCAGCGTATTGTTGCCTCTCGAGTCATTAAGCGTTTCATCATGCACTCCAAAAAGACTGCCTTCGTTGTTGAGCACGATTTCACCATGGCCACCTATCTTGCCGATCGTGTCATTGTCTTTGACGGCCAGCCCGGTATTGATGCCCACGCTAACAAGCCTGAGTCGCTTCTCACTGGCTGCAACACCTTCTTGAAGAACCTGGATGTCACATTCCGTCGTGACCCAACCAACTACCGTCCCCGTATCAACAAGTACGGCTCACAGCTGGATCAGGAACAGAAATTGGGCGGTAACTAC TTCTTCTTGGAGGAGAAGCCCGATGAAAGTGCTTGA